A region of Apium graveolens cultivar Ventura unplaced genomic scaffold, ASM990537v1 ctg2287, whole genome shotgun sequence DNA encodes the following proteins:
- the LOC141700378 gene encoding DEAD-box ATP-dependent RNA helicase 15-like isoform X2, with the protein MDVICQAKSGMGKTAVFVLSTLQQIEPVAGQVSALVLCHTRELAYQICHEFERFSTYLPDIKVAVFYGGVNIKIHKDLLKNECPHVVVGTPGRILGLARDKNLGLKNVRHFILDECDKMLESLDMRKDVQDIFKMTPHDKQVMMFSATLSKEIRPVCKKFMQDPMEIYVDDDSKLTLHGLVQHYIKLSEMEKNRKLNDLLDALDFNQVVIFVKSVSRAAELNKLLVECNFPSICIHSGMSQEERLTRYKNFKEGHKRILVATDLVGRGIDIERVNIVINYDMPDSADTYLHRVGRAGRFGTKGLAITCVSSTSDSDVLNQVQERFEVDIKMLPEQIDTSTYMPS; encoded by the exons ATGGATGTCATTTGTCAAGCAAAATCCGGGATGGGAAAAACTGCTGTATTTGTTTTATCTACTCTTCAGCAGATTGAACCCGTGGCAGGTCAAGTTTCTGCCCTTGTTCTGTGCCATACGAGAGAATTGGCTTACCAG ATTTGTCATGAGTTTGAGAGGTTCAGTACCTACCTGCCTGATATAAAAGTTGCTGTCTTCTATGGTGGTGTCAACATTAAGATTCACAAGGATTTACTGAAAAATGAGTGCCCCCATGTTGTTGTTGGTACCCCTGGTAGAATATTGGGTCTAGCTCGAGATAAGAACTTGGGCTTAAAGAATGTGAGGCATTTCATCCTTGATGAGTGCGATAAGATGCTCGAGTCACTTG ACATGAGGAAAGATGTGCAGGATATTTTTAAGATGACACCTCATGACAAGCAAGTAATGATGTTTTCTGCCACACTCAGCAAGGAGATTCGACCTGTGTGCAAAAAATTTATGCAAGAT CCAATggaaatatatgttgatgatgaCTCCAAGTTAACTCTTCACGGGCTTGTCCAG CATTATATTAAGTTGAGTGAGATGGAAAAGAACCGCAAGCTTAATGATCTTCTTGATGCCCTGGATTTTAATCAAGTGGTTATTTTTGTGAAGAGTGTTAGTAGAGCTGCAGAATTAAACAAACTTCTAGTGGAATGCAATTTCCCTTCAATTTGCATCCATTCTGGGATGTCTCAGGAAGAAAG GTTGACACGCTACAAGAATTTTAAGGAGGGCCACAAAAGAATTCTTGTTGCTACTGACTTGGTCGGCAGAGGTATCGATATCGAACGTGTCAATATTGTTATAAACTATGACATGCCCGATTCTGCAGACACATACCTTCACAGG GTTGGCAGGGCAGGTAGGTTTGGGACCAAAGGCCTTGCAATTACTTGTGTTTCATCAACTTCAGACTCTGATGTTCTAAATCAG GTCCAGGAGAGATTTGAGGTGGATATAAAGATGCTTCCAGAGCAAATAGATACATCTACATATA TGCCATCTTAA